acttgaagaagaaaaaagaacacacagaCGATAAGGAACGGAACACACAGAGATCATAAGGAAAGATATTTTAATTTCATCACCAATCAATGATCGATTGATGACTATAGTATTACAACCTGTGAGCATCAGTCAAAGAAATGCAATACCAATCATTAAAACATCCTGAAACATATGCAGACTAGTGCAATAAACATACTCAACATTCCATAgtagaagagaaaaaataaaaaatcacaatAGAGTGCTGTGCCACACTAGATTCATGAACACTATAAATTGATCATGCTACCAGACACGGGCCAAGCATTACCTTATTTTGAGTCAAACAGGGTTCTGTGCCCTGAGCTTGCTCCTCTTCAGAATCATCCATTTCCTCACATTCGAACTCAACATGCTGGCTATCTTCCTCGGTATCACTTAACTCTTCTTGTTCCATTACAATGCCTTGAATTGCTTCTTCGCTGGGCCCTTCAGTGTCATGATAAGAACAAACATTTCCAGGCTCTATAATTGAAATACTAGCTCTGTCCTTCATAGATCCTTCTGGCTGAATGCTGGATTTAGTACTTCTAAAGTCCTTTGCACTCATGAAGTCCGTCGAGGAACATAAATGAATGTCCAAGTCAATATTGTTCTCCCTCCCACAAGGGCTTATGGATGCTTGCAAATCAATACGGTGCTCCCCCTCGCAAGGGCTTGTGGATGCTTGCCTAGCTGTTGACTGGTCATCCACTGGAGGTTTCCGCATTCGACAGTCAGACTGATTAGCAAACTGATGGCCATCCTCTTCTGGTACTTCCTCACGCATCTCAGCTTCAGTTCTTTGCAGTAGAGGATGGAAGTCTATAGTATTAGCATTATTAGGAGCTCCTTCTTCCATGTCATCTGTAGTCTGCCTATTACTTTTCTCAACTTGAACTTTCTCAAAAGGGAAAAGATCATAATTTCTTGAATTACTAATAAGATTTTGAACTGGATGACTATATGACAAATTCACTTCTTGAGGAAACTGAAAAAGCAAAGGATGCATCGGAAAATCTTGCTCAGCACCATCGTCCACCGTATTTCTGTTGTTAACTACATGTTGCTGTAACCTATCACTAGTACTATGATCAGGGAAAAGATTTAGCTGTCTATAAACACTTTCTGTAAAGGTTGGAGGCGGCACAGGAAACAGATCCTTAGCAGTGTTATCTGAGGTGCCATTAAAATGAGCTGCACTCTGATGAAATTCCTTCTGAGATATCACGCAGACAGAAGGTGGGAGGTTTACGGGAGGCAAATCTGGGGCCAACTTGACCACATGGCCGCCTTTCTCTTTACGCAATGAACCTTGCAATTCATCCAAAGTGCCGCCTGATACCCTCTTAGATGAAGAAGGGCCATCAGAAGCGCAAGAGCTAAAAGGTATACATGAGGCGCTCACACCATGTTTTCTACCATTTCTGTTATCCTGTTCAAAGCAGCCATGTGCGGCACCACATTCGTCATCAAGGCTATTGCCCATCTGCCTCATCATGctcatgctcctattatctgTATCTGCTAAAAATGCTTCATTGACATACGAATCATCATCATTTTCAACACCCTCAGGAGCATCATTATCAGCCTGCGACCCAAAAGCATTATAAATTGTGCTTAATGACATCAGTGTACACGGACATAGATTTTAAAATAGCTTATGATATCTTGTGATTTCAGAAACACACTAACCTCCTGCCCACAAACTTCTTGTGAATCAGGCACTGAAGCTCTTAATTTTCTCCTTTTCGCTTCATATGATCTCCGCTTTTCTTTTAAGGTTTCACTTTTACTGTAAGATAGCTGGACTCCAGTGGCAACTCTCCACTGACGCTGGAGCAGTGCAGGATCTCTATGTGGCAGAAGAAACATCCAAACAGATGTCCAATCATTTTTGAATATCTTGAGTCCCTGCAGCAACAGTaggaaagaaggaaaaagtAAGCAAGTACTAATTCAACAGGGAAACAAAGATAGTCGGCAGACACAAATATAACCACCTCTTCGATACGCTGCACTTCCTCAACACTCAGGGGAGAATTCTTCATACGGCGCACATCCTGCATTATTACAAACAAGAATATGCTTAGTAGTATGCTAATTCTTTTGGAAAGACAACAGCCAAAGAGATCCACATGTACTTCCTATAGGAGATCACCATAACAGCCAGTACAGAACGAGGGTCCGGTCATCTCAGCCCCAAAACAGTATTGGTTTTTTGGTGCAAGGAAACATGCTCACGAACTCTTTTAGAACACGTAGGAGAGCTCTTTGAAGCTTCCAGTAAAATAGAGTTGGCAAATACTATTTCCCCAGGTTCTGATTACATAACCAAATGTGGTATGATCCATATTACAGAAATTGGCTTATACAGTTTTTCTGGGAATTTTTATCAGTCTTACTTTAATGTCGTCAAGTAAGCAAAATGGAAATGATATGATGCATATAAtttaaataaaagaaactaTTAAAATATTGGCATTCGAAACACTGCCAATACCGCTTTACGAACTTCACTACTTCAAATGTCATTATAAGAAAAAGGGCTCTGCTCAAGATTCACATATCAGTTTCAATACTTAATCAGTTAAGACAATGAGCGTATTCTTGAATCCAAATGGACTAAAGGATTCCAAGAATTTATCAAGTATCTTATGTACCAGTAAATGGAAAGGTATACACATACCTTAACTGGATTATCAGGAGCTTTGGATGAGCTGCGGTTCTTTTGTCTCACAAATATCTGCACCGCAAGAAAATCATGTTATCGAACGGGCATAAAGCATACAACAAAGAGAAATCAATATTTTGAGCAACTGAAAACTTGAGACTAGACTAAGCACAAGGCAAAATCAGAATTTTCCCAAAAGGTCAGGATCAGTGGTTGTAAGCAGATACACGGATACACACgagtatttaaaaaaatagtaatTCATATATCATGGTTTGGACAACGGTTAACTTCACGGGTATGTGTTTTTGCTCTTCACCTAAGCAGGCCCTATCCTTTATGGCTAGCTCCTAGTCCTAGTGGTCGGGCACTGGCGCACTGGCCACTGCTTCACTGGGCACTGATGCAGTAAGGGGTAGCACTTATGATTTCTTGTTGGGCCGGGAGGTATCCCAAACATGTCCCAGGTGTATCCACCAAGTATCCATCTTTATATATCTTTGTTTATTTGCCCGATACTCAATGGATACATAAATGTATCGGGTATGTATCCTGTATCAGATATGTATCGGACACGGATATGCAGCCTGACTGACGTATCAGTGTTCCAAGCAACCTGGTGAGCGGTGTGAAACTCTCTTTGCCATGTGCCATGCTAATAAAATCAGAACAGCACCTTTTCTCATACAGATTATTTGAAATGAATTCCGTCCTCCTCGTGTTTTCATATAGTCAGATGAAGTCTGTTCTATCGAGTGAAGCAGATACCAAGGGCACCAAACAAGTGATGAAAAATACTAAGTTATTACATCTACCAATCATAGAAAATTGTGGATTActcaaaagaaataaaaggaTATATGAGGTTTGAAGTACAGTTTTGAAACAAATAAACGACACAAAATAGTACCTGATGAAAACGCTTTTGTATCGCTCCCCAGTCATTATTATATTCCAGAAGCCCTAGAGCTAATAATCTGCAGGAAGAACATAAGCTAagataaaaaaatacagtGAAAAGTATATGATAGCACAGTTGTATTTCAATGTTATATAATCACATCATGCACGTGAAAAGGGATATGCCATTTGGTTAAGCAAGTGGAACAAAAACATAGCAAACTTAAGATGATTAACCACCCAAAAGGAGGTTGCCCTAGTTCGATATGAAGATAAAGGACAGTTTAGTAAAGCCAGACACATGGCATAAAACAATGCCAGTAACGCAGGAGTGCAAACAGTACAACTTCAACAAGACAAACCTCGATACTCAGTGTTCCTTGAATCTTACATTTTAAAGATCACATGGCAAGGAATTCTGATTGAAATTCATGGGTAGATTAGAATTAATAGAAAAAAACGTAGGTGAAGATGAAAATCATACCTGTCCTCTGCATCAGTGAAAAGCACTCTATTGACCATAACTGCAGGAGGTGGCTTATGAGGAAAtagtgaaaaattgaaaagtgGATAAAATCTCTGCGCTAATCTTGCAATATCAAATGGAACAAGAGCAACTGACTCCTTTTTAGTATTCTCAACAAGGGTAGCAGCTAATGATTTCTTGGGCTGTAACTGCCCACGTGAAGCTGGTGATGCTGTGGAAACGATATTTGATCTGCCTTGAGAAACATTGGTAGCATCTTTGGTAGTGCTAAGTACCGGTGTAGGAAAAAGAGGTTCTTTCCTCGAGCGGTTCTTTTCAGCAGTGCCATCCAAATGGCTTTTTCTGTACTTCACAACAGCTGTCAATTGAGTAAAAAAATGATGCTTAAGTGATGACAAACAAATGAGAACTGCAAAATTGATCACATACATATTTTATGGTTTCTCTTACCAGCTGCAACATCACTTAAGTAATTGAGGACCAAATGAAATGGTGAGACGTCAAGGATGGACATAATAGGACTCTTAATTAATGGAATCATTGGCATTGTAAGCTCTCAGAAGATGTATGACTAAATGCTGACTGGAGATGCTGCCATTCAAAACAGAATTGTTGACGGACAATGCTTGATCACAGTAGCCAACCAACTCAATTATCATTTTTTTAAGATCAGCAGCCACACGCTGTTTAGATGGGTCGAGAACACATAGAGAGAATATTTGGATCATGAGCTGAACATGTTCATATATCAACATGTGCCATTGGCCAAGTTGCTGATCAGTAAATCCACCCATTACAGCAGCACCAGTTACTGACACCAATGATGAAGGGAGATTGACGTTCCGGGAAGGATATTGCTGTCCACAAGCATGCCCAGGAGCCAGGAGCGCAGGTGAGATATAAGGTAAAATTGGTCGTAAGGTAGAATTAGTTGATTCATGATGACAATTGGTTGATCTAGACAACTCCAGTCTCTTCTGCCTAGTCTGAGGCCTATGGCCATCTTTATCATTCCTGCCATTTCTGTTTTTACAGTTCTCGGCATTTTCATCACCATCACTTTCTAGGGCCTCCTCAATTTCGAGCTCAAAGCCTACATCATTCTCATCTTCATCCTGGGTTTCATCTCCCTGGCAAGCCTGTGAGTCATCACCTTCACCAGATAGGACAGCTGCAAGAAACTTGCAGtattcctcttcctcatcaaCATTCTGCAGGCCACCTTCATCATCTGATTCCTGGAGAAAGGTTTCTAACTCCTCAAGTGCATAATTTGCCAAAGAATATCTTGCCCATGTCCGCCTGCAGATtgcatcttcctcctcgctacCTGTCGCTTGCTGATGAGAACTCTGCACTGTTGGAGCGAAGGAAGCTTCATTCTGTAAGGGTTCCTTTTCCAATACATTCGAATGACCTTCTCCATGCTCACAATAAAACTGTGTAGAAGTGCTCTCCGGAGCATTTTCTTTGCAGGCACCTTTGGATGACAATCTTTTTTGCGGACGCGCACAGTCACCTGTGTTTTCATTACCAAGGCTATTGTGAAGATACACTTCAGTGCTTGGCTGATTTTCAAAGCTAGTTTCCTCGCACTCAGCCTCTGAGGTGAGGCTTGAAGAGGTCTCAGATGGTGATTCTTCCCTAAGGAAAGGGTTGAAATCCATATCATCGTCCTCCACGTCATCATCGACttccatattaaatgaagCAAGTATAGCTTAGACAAACAGTGGAATCCCCTACTCTCTGCCATTCATTAGGTGAACACAAATGTGTTAATAACATTATAAAATGTGCTTGCAAGAAATAATGATAAGAGACACAACAATGAAACTTAAGAATAATACATATAACCAGCGGCGGAGCTTAGAAAAAATTCTTGGGCGGGCCAAGCTAAAGGAGAACACAAAATTTTGCTCTGAATCACACCACTTCATAACATATTTGTCGTtcctcaatttttttgttctcattggttacatatatgtaatattactacaaacaaaagaagctaTACCAAAAGATGCTACCTATGGAGCTAGACCAGCAAAGGCAAAGGATCAACAGATGCTGCCATAGGATCTTCTTCAACTCCACTTATAtcatctccttttcttttcaagacAACATCAATTCTTCTCTGAGTGGGCTTCCCCATGGTTGTTGCAATTTgtaaaattgaaaatatattCAAGGAAACAATCCACCAACCTGTGCCTTGCAATGAAATTGACAAATTACAAACTAGGGATTTGGGAAAAATACCTGGATAGATAAattggggaagaggaggagcagaggcGGGGgtgagcggcagcggcgcgcgcggccagccgtggcggcggagcgggagggGCTGCACCGTGGCCGTCGCGGCGAGGCAGCGCACGGGCCACGGGCGcagggcaggcaggcaggggcgcggagcagcggcggcgtgtCGGGCTGGCTCTGGCGGTGGCTGGGTTCAGTCCGCCGCCTGGTCCTCACGAGCGCAACCGCGTCCTGGTTGCGGGCGTCGGGCGAGACGACGAGTGGCGAAGCGAAGCAGCCAGAGGCAGCGTAAGGGGCTTATTTCTTCTGCTGGTGGGCTGGGCCTTGAGTAGCactaattttctttttgacaaaaaaCCAGGGCGGGTCATGTCCCCAGTTTGGCCCCAACATCAGTGCATATAACCGGTGCGTTAAATAACATGCAGAAACTAGACAatcttttattttgagaaaaatacatattgcATTACAAAATAAGAAAAGTTACCACACCCCGACCAGAAGGGGGATCGAACGCACGACTGGCCCTACGTGGCCACACCTGCTTTGATGGAGAGTGGGATGACATGGGTGGGTGATGTATTGTGTGGGTCCAGCACGCAAAAAATGTTCACGCGAAAGCAAAGACCAATATAAATTCTTTTATGAATAGACTTAGTTACATTGCAGTACATAAAAATCAATAGAATCACCAATTTAGCAAGGATGAAGATGATTATCAAAACCTTCTTCATTTGCCTACAAACAAACTATATCTTTGGACTTTGGAGAGTTAGGCACAATGGAAGGTGACTAGAATGCACAAATACAACGTAGGACGTTTGACCTACAAACAACAACGACCATCACGAAGCACACTCGAACTAGGTTGCACAGATATGGCTATATGGATACGAATACAGACACCACGATACCacgattttgcaaaaacaccGATAAGGACCTTGCGATACCACGATTTTACAAAAACACTGATACAGGAATACGTTTGTGTGTatatatctataccaatatattaaattggagttggtgaaaaTTCGAGTTGTGGTGATGGTATGACCGTCACCGTACGTACTGGACCGTTTCCGCCCGACCCTCTCGCACGGGAGAGTCCCTCGCACGTGGCCCgaccctcttcctcccccgcccccgaactctccttcctcccccgccgccatgccaccgccgctgctgctctccCCCGTCGCGCGGCCCTCTCCTTCccagcgctcgccgccgccgcctctcctttCCCCGCTGCTCTCCCCCGCCCCaaactcttcttcctcccccaccACCATGCTCTCCCCCGCCCCCGAACTCTTCTTCCTGCCCCGCCGccatgccaccgccgccgctgctctcccCCGCTGCGCGGTCCTCTCCTTTCccagcgctcgccgccgccgcctctcctttCCCCGCTGCTCACCCCCGCCGCGCGGCCCTCTCCTTTCccagcgctcgccgccgccgcctctcctttCCCCGCTGCTCACCCCCGCCGCGCGGCCCTCTCCTTTCCCAgcgttcgccgccgccgcctctcctttCCCTGCTGCTCTCCCCCGCATCGAACTCTTCTTTCTCCCCCACCGCCATGCTCTCCCCCGCCCCCaaactcttcttcctcccccaccgccatgccaccgccgccgctgctctcccCCGCCACGCGGCCCTCTCCTTTCccagcgctcgccgccgccgccgcctctcctttCCCCGCCGCTCACCCCCGCCGCGCGGCCCTCTCCTTTCCCagcgctcgccgtcgccgcct
This is a stretch of genomic DNA from Brachypodium distachyon strain Bd21 chromosome 1, Brachypodium_distachyon_v3.0, whole genome shotgun sequence. It encodes these proteins:
- the LOC100840482 gene encoding uncharacterized protein LOC100840482 — translated: MPMIPLIKSPIMSILDVSPFHLVLNYLSDVAAAVVKYRKSHLDGTAEKNRSRKEPLFPTPVLSTTKDATNVSQGRSNIVSTASPASRGQLQPKKSLAATLVENTKKESVALVPFDIARLAQRFYPLFNFSLFPHKPPPAVMVNRVLFTDAEDRLLALGLLEYNNDWGAIQKRFHQIFVRQKNRSSSKAPDNPVKDVRRMKNSPLSVEEVQRIEEGLKIFKNDWTSVWMFLLPHRDPALLQRQWRVATGVQLSYSKSETLKEKRRSYEAKRRKLRASVPDSQEVCGQEADNDAPEGVENDDDSYVNEAFLADTDNRSMSMMRQMGNSLDDECGAAHGCFEQDNRNGRKHGVSASCIPFSSCASDGPSSSKRVSGGTLDELQGSLRKEKGGHVVKLAPDLPPVNLPPSVCVISQKEFHQSAAHFNGTSDNTAKDLFPVPPPTFTESVYRQLNLFPDHSTSDRLQQHVVNNRNTVDDGAEQDFPMHPLLFQFPQEVNLSYSHPVQNLISNSRNYDLFPFEKVQVEKSNRQTTDDMEEGAPNNANTIDFHPLLQRTEAEMREEVPEEDGHQFANQSDCRMRKPPVDDQSTARQASTSPCEGEHRIDLQASISPCGRENNIDLDIHLCSSTDFMSAKDFRSTKSSIQPEGSMKDRASISIIEPGNVCSYHDTEGPSEEAIQGIVMEQEELSDTEEDSQHVEFECEEMDDSEEEQAQGTEPCLTQNKGTSTSVVCSEFQESNDQCQIQQGLVHVVKQGVTSPEKLHGSSSARSAKAKLKPEHAKRTRSRKHQQVSTSRTSEPSLAKTRRPKAQKEEAGAEYKSSDSRRSRKSPAPS